A genomic region of Raphanus sativus cultivar WK10039 chromosome 6, ASM80110v3, whole genome shotgun sequence contains the following coding sequences:
- the LOC108835185 gene encoding uncharacterized protein LOC108835185 yields the protein MSFSSDDASDKLIEDTFDEHVDNFIDQQVDNFIDQQINKPKRRAYIERHREQGHKDLWNDYFSENPTYPPEMFRRRFRMTKPLFLSIVDRLSNEVPYFRQRRNAHGRYGLSALQKCTAAIRMLAYGQSGDTYDEYLRLGESTALLCLEKFNEAIIQLFGDEYLRKPTPANLQRLLDIGEVRGFPGMIGSIDCMHWEWKNCPRSWRGQYARGHGKPTIVLEAVASQDLWIWHAFFGLPGTLNDINVLDRSQVFSDIIQGRAPKVNFTVNGHNYRMAYYLTDGIYAKWSTFIQSIPLPQGLKAELFAEKQESARKDVERAFGVLQSRFAIVKNPALLWDKEKIGKIMRTCVILHNMIVENERNSYILSDTSEFESGESSRSSQVEISQPTDSPSNFVNRHGIQAQIRDQQKHDRLKADLVENIWHKFGNLDE from the coding sequence ATGTCTTTCTCATCAGATGATGCATCAGATAAACTAATTGAAGATACGTTTGACGAACATGTTGATAATTTTATCGACCAACAAGTTGATAATTTCATCGACCAACAAATTAACAAGCCGAAGAGACGAGCTTATATCGAAAGACATAGGGAGCAAGGCCACAAAGACCTTTGGAATGACTATTTCAGTGAAAATCCTACATACCCACCAGAAATGTTTAGGCGGCGTTTTCGAATGACGAAGCCATTGTTCCTTTCCATTGTCGATCGCCTGAGTAATGAAGTTCCATACTTTCGTCAAAGACGAAATGCTCACGGAAGGTACGGCCTATCTGCACTTCAAAAGTGTACTGCAGCTATACGTATGCTAGCATATGGTCAATCGGGAGATACGTATGACgaatatctccgacttggtgagaGTACCGCACTTTTATGTTTGGAGAAGTTCAACGAAGCGATAATACAATTGTTTGGAGATGAGTATCTACGAAAACCTACACCAGCTAATCTTCAACGATTACTCGATATCGGAGAGGTACGCGGATTTCCGGGAATGATAGGcagcatcgactgtatgcattgggagtggaaaaacTGCCCAAGGTCTTGGAGAGGGCAGTACGCACGAGGTCACGGAAAGCCGACCATTGTCTTAGAGGCTGTGGCATCACAggatctttggatatggcacgcaTTTTTCGGTTTACCAGGTACCCTAAACGATATTAATGTTCTCGATCGGTCACAAGTTTTTTCTGACATTATACAAGGTCGAGCTCCTAAAGTTAATTTCACGGTCAACGGCCACAATTATCGTATGGCGTACTACCTTACAGACGGAATCTATGCGaaatggtcaacatttatcCAATCCATTCCACTACCTCAAGGTCTTAAAGCTGAGCTTTTTGCTGAAAAACAAGAATCCGCCAGAAAAGATGTCGAACGTGCTTTCGGAGTTTTGCAATCGAGGTTTGCAATAGTAAAAAATCCTGCACTACTATGGGACAAGGAAAAGATTGGAAAGATTATGAGAACTTGTGTCATACTACACAATATGATAGTAGAGAACGAACGAAACTCATATATTCTGTCTGATACATCTGAGTTCGAGTCGGGAGAGTCAAGCAGGAGTTCACAGGTGGAAATCTCGCAACCTACGGACTCTCCTTCCAACTTCGTTAATAGGCATGGCATTCAAGCTCAAATTCGGGATCAACAAAAACATGATCGTTTGAAAGCcgatttagttgaaaatatatggcaCAAATTTGGTAATCTAGATGAATaa
- the LOC130495653 gene encoding uncharacterized protein LOC130495653, whose product MEVAELLKKGYLREFLSDKAKNLLNKEGPGLPIEAALALPPQQDRVIHVITGGSEEKFLTPHHDALVISLTIANCLVKRILVDNGSSSNIIFHSAFADLGLEPTALTRKATPLIGFSGEVKQTLGDVLLPVYAEGVNQATKFLVVDCPSSYNVILERPWIHDMGAVPSTLHQMVKFPTPWGIKAVKGYQENARSCYQTTLKGKSQVL is encoded by the exons ATGGAAGTCgccgagctcctcaagaaaggcTACCTACGGGAGTTCCTCTCGGATAAAGCCAAGAACCTTCTAAACAAAGAAGGTCCCGGTCTCCCTATCGAGGCAGCTCTTGCATTGCCACCACAGCAAGAccgggtgatccatgtcatTACAGGCGGATCAGAG GAGAAGTTCCTCACCCCTCATCATGACGCTCTcgtcatttcacttaccatagcaaactgcttggtcaagcgaataTTGGTAGATaatgggagctccagcaacataaTCTTTCATTCGGCCTTCGCCGACCTGGGTTTGGAACCTACAGCTCTAACCAGAAAGGCAACTCCCCTCATAGGCTTCAGTGGAGAAGTCAAACAAACCTTAGGAGATGTCCTTCTTCCCGTGTATGCCGAAGGGGTAAACCAAGCCACGAAGTTCCTGGTCGTCGACTGCCCCTCATCATACAATGTGATATTGGAAAGGCCTTGGATTCAtgacatgggagccgtaccttcaACTTTGCACCAGATGGTCAAGTTCCCAACCCCTTGGGGCATCAAAGCGGTCAAGGGATATCAAGAGAATGCTAGGTCTTGCTATCAGACTACCCTTAAGGGAAAGAGTcaggtcttatag